The following are from one region of the bacterium genome:
- a CDS encoding NADH-quinone oxidoreductase subunit A: MLFDFGTALAFFIVGAAFIGITLLISRLLQPRNPTAAKMSTYECGEQPIGESWIQFNNRFYVIALIFLIFDVEIAVLFPWAAVFKQLNQYGAFAFVEMAVFVSILLFGLAYVWRKGDLEWDKPETGQYARARSPELYEELPPPGIVPAGAKESVSEPA, encoded by the coding sequence ATGTTATTTGATTTTGGAACCGCACTCGCCTTCTTCATTGTCGGCGCTGCCTTCATCGGCATCACTCTTCTCATCTCCCGCCTGCTGCAACCTCGGAACCCCACGGCCGCCAAGATGTCCACCTACGAATGCGGCGAGCAACCCATCGGCGAATCCTGGATTCAATTCAACAACCGCTTCTACGTCATCGCGCTGATCTTCCTGATCTTCGACGTCGAAATCGCCGTACTTTTCCCCTGGGCCGCCGTGTTCAAACAGCTCAATCAATACGGCGCCTTCGCTTTCGTCGAAATGGCGGTGTTCGTGTCGATTCTGCTGTTCGGCCTCGCCTACGTTTGGCGCAAAGGTGATTTGGAGTGGGACAAACCCGAGACCGGCCAATATGCGCGCGCCCGCTCGCCCGAGCTTTATGAAGAACTGCCGCCGCCCGGCATCGTCCCGGCCGGCGCCAAGGAATCCGTGAGCGAGCCGGCGTAG